TTTCAAAACCGAAGTCAGTGTCATCATTCTTTTTAATTAATCCGCAATGGCCATGAGAAGTGTACTGGCATAGGCAAACGTCTGTAATGATAACCAAATCGGTTTCCTCTTTGAGTTTACGAACGGTTCTTTGAACGATGCCTGTTGAAGCAAAGGCAGGAGACCCGATTGCATCCTTCTTGTCAGAACTTGGAATACCAAATACAATGATGGATCTCAATCCTTTGGATTCCAATTCCTTTGCATATTCCACACAGTCATTCAAGGAGTATCTATATTCCCCAGGCATGGTTGAAATGGCTTCCTTTTCACCATCCTTCAGGTCTTCCTTTACAAAAATAGGATAAATCAAATCTTCCTTATTCAATTTAGTTTCACGTACAATGTCTCTAATCTTAGAGTTTTTCCTATATCTTCTCATTCTAGTAATTGGAAAATTCATGATTTCACTTCTTAATGATTATATCTTAAAAAATTTGATAAAAATTAAAATATCGATTGGAATAATTTACATATTATTCATATAATAATATATCAAATTACTAATATAAATTTTTATAAAACTTAAAATTTATTAATCAAAATAAAAATATTTAATATTAGAAAAATAAAAGAACTTAATTTATTCAAAGTGAAAAAACTTAATGAAATTTAATAAAACATCTGAGGAATAATATGACAAACACTATTGGAAAGATCTTTTCAATCACAAGTTTTGGTTCCAGTCATGGAAAGGCACTTGGAGCAGTTGTAGACGGTTGTCCTGCTAATTTGGAGCTAAGTGAAGAGGACATTCAAATCGAATTGAATAAAAGGAGACCTGGAACAAGTGCATTGACCACATCCAGACAGGAAGGGGATAAAGTGGAGATATTATCTGGAATATTTGAAGGAAAGACAGATGGAACACCAATTGCTGGAATCGTTTACAATACCAATCAAAAATCTAAGGATTATTCAAACATCAAAAGTACTCCAAGACCTGGACATGGGGACTTCTGCTGGCTTGAAAAATATGGAATCTACGACTACAATGGAGGAGGCCGTGGAAGCGGCAGAACCACAATCAGCCATGTCATTGGAGGAGCTATCGCAAAGAAATTATTGAAGACCCAAGGCATAGGAATCACATCCCATGTGGTTCAAATCGGTGATGTTAAAGCAGAAAACATAGACTATGAAAACCTTGAGGAAAACATTGGTAAAAACAATGTAAGATGTGGTGACCTTGAAGCTGCAAAACTTATGGAAGAATTGATTCTCTCTAAAAAACAGGAAGGGGATTCAATTGGAGGAATAGTTGAAACAATTGCAACTGGAGTTCCTGCAGGACTTGGAGAGCCTGTCTTTGGAAAGCTTGATGGAGACTTGGCACAAATATTGATGAGCATCAATGCGGTTAAGGGAGTTGAAATCGGCTTAGGATTTGATAGCGCAAGATCAACAGCTTCCAAAATCAATGATGAATTCCACTACGATGAAGAAAAAAATATAAAAACCAAGACAAATAATTCAGGAGGCATCCTTGGAGGAATGAGCAATGGCATGCCTATTGTATCAAGAATTGCGGTAAAGCCAACACCTTCAATCTCTAAAATCCAAAATACTGTTGACTTGGAAAAAGAGGAAAACACAAGAATTGAAATAAATGGTAGACATGACCCATGCATCTGTCCAAGAGTCACTGCAGTAGCCGAATCAGTTACAGCAATTGTCTTAGCAGACCATATGATTCGTGGAGGATTCATACATCCGACTAACTTAAATAAATCAATTTAAATTAAAAAAAAAAATATTTCATGTAAAAATCTTGAAATTTCATGAAAGTAAAAATAGTGAAAAATAATTTAAATTTAAAACCATTAGAATATTTAAAAAAAAAAATTCTAAAATTAAAAAATAAATGAAAATCGTTAAAAAATAAATTAAAATAGTTAAAAAATATAAAATAATAAAATAATAAGAAAACTAATTAGGCTTAGTATAATTATTATTCTTATTATTATTTCTTTTTTTATTTGGTTTTGATTCAAAATTAAGGGCATAGACATCTTCTTGTTTTATGCGATTTGCAAACCTGTCCTTAAGGCGAATCATTCTAGACCGTTCAGGATATTTCTCATTGATATCCACTTTCATACCATCGAAAGCAGCCAATGTTCTGACTCCTGTCTTCTTGGAAACCCTAATTGCCTCTTCAACAGGATTTGCGGCAATCATCTTAAAGCCGAAGTGGGTCATGATTGCCAAGCTTGGCTTGACCTGCTCAACAATTTCAATGAAATTATCAGTGCACATATGTCCCCTAATTGACCTTGCTCCAGGCCTTAAGACACTTCCAATTAAAATATCTGCATTCTTATGATACTTTGGCAATTCGTCGAAATACTCAGTGTCTGAAGTGTATGAGATCTTGAAGCCATTGTTTTCAATTTGGAAACCTACACCGGTAGGATCGCCATGCTTTGTAGCGGTTCCCTTAATGGTAAATGCAGGGAAACGTGCAATCTTATTAGGAGTCAATATCAAGTTTTTGGAATTGCTTTTATGATAACTTGAAATTGCAGGACCCCAACGCTGAAATTTTTCAAAAACAGACTGGCTTCCCATGATGATACCATTGTTCTTAGTCATTCCCCTTGTCATGGCTTCAATGAATATTTCAGCATCGTTATAATGGTCTGTATGGGAATGAGATATGTAAATTCCATCAATTTTAGTTGGATTCACACCAAACTGATAAGACCTGACCAGTGCCCCAGGACCTGGGTCGATTTGATAATTCTTCCCTCCGAAATCATCAATTCTGAAGCCCCCAGTCATTCTTTTTTGACTGATTGTGGCAAATCTGCCACCGCCAGAGCCTAAAAATGTAATTTTCATTATTGTCACCTTTTAAAAAATCAATACAATAATTACACCATTTATTCAAGATGACATAATATGATATCACATTTTAAATTAGCCTTATTCTTTTTAACACATAAAACTTCATCTTCAATAACTATTTCATCACCTTTATCAAGGCCTTCAGAGTCCTCTACAAACATTAAAACATTCTGGCCAGGACTGGCAAGAAGCTTCCAATTTACATCAAATGCTCTAACATCATCATTCAATTTAACTTCAATGAGATTATCATCAATTATGACAATCTCACCTACGGATCCCTCCTCAATGATAGTTGAAGCCAATTTTATATTTTCATTCTGTTCTATTAATTTTTCTCTAAGCTGTGCCCTGAATTTAGCTAAAACCATAACATCTCTTTCAGCAACTTCATCTATGTAATCCTGAACCTGACTCTTAGCCAAACTGTTTTTTTCAATGACTATATCATATTCCTTACCTACAGAAGGAGTTACTTCAGAGATTTCCTTTAGGATTTGTCCAAAGATATCTCCCATATATTTAAGACTGAAACTTGGTTTCCATCTTTCTCGAATCATCTCATTAGCTAAGGATTTGGCAATCTTATTACCGAAGACAATTATTGAAGAATCGCCTCTTTTAGAATTCAGTATATGTGAACCGGACAATTCAATAATTTTAAACCCATTACTTGTACCATAAACTCTTTTCCTTTTGGTTTCCATGGTTCCTCTGGAACTCACTTCACCAATAGCCACATGTTCAATGCTTTTTACTTTACATGCATTATCTGTAACCTTTAAATTGACATCCAATTCTTCTGCTCTGGCATATAATTCTTCATCATTCTTGATTTCACCGGAATAAATTTCCTGTTCTAAAAGTTCGCGTTGTTCTTTTAAACCAAAATAAGCAA
This genomic interval from Methanobrevibacter sp. contains the following:
- the aroC gene encoding chorismate synthase; this encodes MTNTIGKIFSITSFGSSHGKALGAVVDGCPANLELSEEDIQIELNKRRPGTSALTTSRQEGDKVEILSGIFEGKTDGTPIAGIVYNTNQKSKDYSNIKSTPRPGHGDFCWLEKYGIYDYNGGGRGSGRTTISHVIGGAIAKKLLKTQGIGITSHVVQIGDVKAENIDYENLEENIGKNNVRCGDLEAAKLMEELILSKKQEGDSIGGIVETIATGVPAGLGEPVFGKLDGDLAQILMSINAVKGVEIGLGFDSARSTASKINDEFHYDEEKNIKTKTNNSGGILGGMSNGMPIVSRIAVKPTPSISKIQNTVDLEKEENTRIEINGRHDPCICPRVTAVAESVTAIVLADHMIRGGFIHPTNLNKSI
- a CDS encoding MBL fold metallo-hydrolase, whose product is MKITFLGSGGGRFATISQKRMTGGFRIDDFGGKNYQIDPGPGALVRSYQFGVNPTKIDGIYISHSHTDHYNDAEIFIEAMTRGMTKNNGIIMGSQSVFEKFQRWGPAISSYHKSNSKNLILTPNKIARFPAFTIKGTATKHGDPTGVGFQIENNGFKISYTSDTEYFDELPKYHKNADILIGSVLRPGARSIRGHMCTDNFIEIVEQVKPSLAIMTHFGFKMIAANPVEEAIRVSKKTGVRTLAAFDGMKVDINEKYPERSRMIRLKDRFANRIKQEDVYALNFESKPNKKRNNNKNNNYTKPN
- a CDS encoding DUF2121 domain-containing protein; the encoded protein is MSLIIAYVGKKGCVMAADKRRIAYFGLKEQRELLEQEIYSGEIKNDEELYARAEELDVNLKVTDNACKVKSIEHVAIGEVSSRGTMETKRKRVYGTSNGFKIIELSGSHILNSKRGDSSIIVFGNKIAKSLANEMIRERWKPSFSLKYMGDIFGQILKEISEVTPSVGKEYDIVIEKNSLAKSQVQDYIDEVAERDVMVLAKFRAQLREKLIEQNENIKLASTIIEEGSVGEIVIIDDNLIEVKLNDDVRAFDVNWKLLASPGQNVLMFVEDSEGLDKGDEIVIEDEVLCVKKNKANLKCDIILCHLE